The DNA sequence CGGTACCTCTATGGCGGCTCCTCACGTTTGTGGGATCCTTCTATTGGGTAATGTCAGCAGTGATGGCACCGTTAATGGAGACCCTGATGGCAATCCTGATCCAATTGCACACCTCTAGGGGCAATTGATCTTCCTTATCTAATCATTGTCTTGTAAGTAGGAAAGCGGGCAAATCGGAAAGATTTGCCCGCTTTTTTATTCCTAGCCTTCCTGTAATTTTTCTGATTCCACTTTATCCATTAAATTGGACGTTTCCAAAACAGTCTCCACCTATGCTTGGCGAAAACAACAAGAACTATCTTCTACTATTATCTTTTCTGGAAGGCGGTGCCGTAATGGCCTGCGAACTCATCGGCGCGAAATTGTTAGCGCCTTACTTTGGTACTTCGCTCTACGTGTGGGCCGCAGCCTTGGGGCTTACGTTGGGAGGGCTCACGATCGGCTACTTTGTAGGCGGGCGATTATCCAAACGCTACACCGGGAGCACGCGCCTCCTTTATAGCATTCTGGTAGGGGCAGCTGCCTTATTGGTGTTGATGCCGTTCACCAGCAATTTCATCATGGAGGCCACCATCAACCTGCCCTTGGAATTGGGGGCTATCTTCTCCTTGATCGTCTTCATGGTTCCTCCTTTGGTATTGATGGGCATGGTTTCTCCCGTGATTATCAACTTATTGACCGATCAAGCGAAATCGGCTGGTAACAGTGCCGGTAATGTTTATGCCATTTCTACAACTGGTGGTATTCTTTTTACTTTTCTAATGGGCTTTTGGGTGATTCCCGAATACGGCTTGCGGCTTCCAGCTATTGTCACGGGTTTTCTATTGGCTGCACTTCCGCTTCTTTCTTTGATAAAACAAGCCAAAAGCCAGACCTTCTTCTTACCGCTGCTACTAGGGTTTGCTTACCTTAGTTTGCAGGCGGCACCACAATACAACGAAGAATACCAAATATTGTATCAATCTGACGGCATACTCGGCCAGGTGAAAGTGGTAGACTACCCCTCTTATGAAATCACCGACAATGCTGCAATCGGGCGCGGCCTGATCGTCAACAATACCTTACAGACTTACGTGGGGCATGCCGAAAACTTTGCCTACAGTATTTGGAACTGGGCCAATTATTTCCCTACAGCAGCCTCCGTTTTTCCGGAAGGAAGCAAAATCCTCTTGCTCGGGCTTGGAGGCGGCACATTGGTCAAGCAACTCACCCGCCTGGGTTTTGAAGTGGATGTGGTGGAGATAGATCGCCGCATTTGGGAGGTTTCGGTGATCCACTTCGGGCTTGACCCCAACACTAATATCTTTATTGATGATGCCCGCCATTATGTCAAAACA is a window from the Lewinella sp. LCG006 genome containing:
- a CDS encoding fused MFS/spermidine synthase encodes the protein MLGENNKNYLLLLSFLEGGAVMACELIGAKLLAPYFGTSLYVWAAALGLTLGGLTIGYFVGGRLSKRYTGSTRLLYSILVGAAALLVLMPFTSNFIMEATINLPLELGAIFSLIVFMVPPLVLMGMVSPVIINLLTDQAKSAGNSAGNVYAISTTGGILFTFLMGFWVIPEYGLRLPAIVTGFLLAALPLLSLIKQAKSQTFFLPLLLGFAYLSLQAAPQYNEEYQILYQSDGILGQVKVVDYPSYEITDNAAIGRGLIVNNTLQTYVGHAENFAYSIWNWANYFPTAASVFPEGSKILLLGLGGGTLVKQLTRLGFEVDVVEIDRRIWEVSVIHFGLDPNTNIFIDDARHYVKTTNKTYDIVIFDTFLSESVPEHLLTLEGISDTKEILRPGGMIMANFYGFLQGDNGIAARSVYKTMKAAGLVTELLATPGTEGSRNLIFLGALEEKDFSQTRYTVPTLPTIEDLYVHFVDDRLISQEEAYLLTDQQPRLSKLYARAAMSWKESYNAYFRRHFQKDVR